Sequence from the Ereboglobus luteus genome:
TCGATTATTGTATAATCAGATGTCGGATTGCAAGGGGTGCGGCGGAATTGCGCGTGAAAGTATGCGACGTCATCCGGCACTCGAGTGAGCGTGTAATCAATTTGATAATACAATCGCATCGGTTCCGCATTGAGACTTTGCATCGTGACACGGCAGCGTTTGCGAAACGGCATTGTCCAATAACAATTAAAAGCGCTGCCGGGATTCACGCATACGGCCAGCGATGACAGCGGGGCAAACTCACCGCAGCCCATGCCAAAAAAGTCCCCGACGGGACATTCGACGGAGGGTTCGGTTTCGTCGTCCCAATAAATGCGCAAAATTGTATAACGCCAGTTGCCGGTAGGCGTCATCCAGATGTGCTGGATTGCCCCGGGGCCGGCAATGTCCGCGAGCGTGAACGTCTCCCCGGGATTGATAAGCACAAAGGGATTTACCTTCCACCCCTTGCCAAGTTCGCGCGCGGAACCCGCCGCATTGGCGGCATTGGGAGTATCCTTGTCCTTCGGGTCCGCGCGTCCGCCTCCGCCGGGTTCACCGGTGAAATTCTCAGGACTAATGGAACGCGTCCGCGCGTCAGAGAGACGGCAAAGATTGCCGAGGTTGAGATCGAGACCGTTGAATGGCGTAGTGCTCATGATTTATCCTGAACGGGTGAAGCAGTGTTTTTGTGGAAGGTGAAGCTGCGCTCCCATTCGGCGGTTTCGCCGGGCGCGAGCCTGATGAGAACAAATTGCTCGGGGCAAAGGTATCGGCTGGCGGCGTGCACGGCGATGCGCGAAACTGGAAACGTATTCGAAACATGAATACTTTGTTTCGTGACAGTGCAAACAACCGTGAGCGAACGCCAGGCATCCCCCTGCCCTTCCCGGAAAACCGGCACGACAAGGTTGACGGCTTTCGGAAGCACTTGATCAAAATGAAGCGTCTTCCCCTCGCGCCGTGCGCCGTCATAAACACCATCGTCGGGCAGCGGTGTTTCGAAATGCAGCGCATAACCCGGCCCCACGGGCTGCCCGGCGAACAAGAAATAGTTGTGCGTATAGTGCTCTGTCGAGAAAGCGCGTCTGCCGGTGTTTTTTAACGTATAACGAATGCGAAGCGTGTTCCCTGAGAGCGTGATCTTTGCGCCCAAATCATACGCGAAGTCATTGGCACCGGGACAGGTCTGCGCGAAGATGGCGCCCGTGGATGTCCATTCGGCATGTGTCACCGCGCGCTCCACAATAGGGTATTGTGTATAAAACTCATATTTGGCTGTCGTTTTTTTGAGCACACCAACACCGATTTTGACAAAAGACTCCCCCACGTCGGCAGCGACAAAGCTGACCGGCTGAGGCCCGTCCTTTCCACCGAGATCAAACTCCATTGCGAGACCGCCGTTTTCTGTAACAGGGTCGTGCGCCTCGGGTGAAAACAAATAATCGCGTCCATCGACGGCTACTTGAAGCACGTTGGCGACCGGCGAAAAACGAACGCCGGTATTGTAACGATCGGGAGCATTCGGATCCATCACCTTGACCGTGAGGCATCCGTTTGTGAGAGTGTGCATGGCGGGTTGGGATTGGAGTGTCAAAGCGAACAGACACGCGCACGCCATCATGGACAAAGTGAAATATATGCGGAGCGTTGCTTTCATTTAGACCAAGGAGTTTTTACTGTTTTATAATTTCAAGTCCGTCCGATTGATTTATATAAAAAGTGAACCAGTTTCCCGCGCGCCCCTGGTGGCATTTGACGAGCAGTTCATTATTGTCGGCTCGAAGAGTCGCGCGCGCGCACAAAGGTTTCCATCCGCTGAACCACGAGCCATCGCGATCATGCGATGAGTGCGCGCGTTCGCTGGTGACAGGCGTTCCGTTGACGTAGAGGTTGGCCCACCAGTCGCAGCCGAGCAAAAACTCGCACGCGCGCGCATCCGGCGAACGAACCACCGCGCGCGCAAAATAAACGCCGTTGGCGTCGGCGGAACCGTATTTGGTGAAATCAATCGTGTTTCCGTCGGGCGGCAGCGGCTTCCACGCGACACTTTCCGGATCCGTTTCCGGTGCGTAAACCGTCCCCATGGCCTCGCGCACCTCGGATTCTTTTCCGGGAATGCGATAGGGCGAGGGAAAGGGCCCGCAAATGCTCCAGCAGGCGGCGTCCATGTTTTTCCACAATGGTTGCAAACGCCACGAGAGCAGCTCAAACAGCGCGCCATCAGTGGCTGTGATCGTGCACGTGGTTGTCGAGGATGTGAGCGCGAGATTTTTTGCAGTCAGCGTGTGCGGATAGTTTCCGCATGTGGTTTGAAGCGTCCGCACGCCAGGCACGCCATCAATGCGCAGCGTGAACTGCCCGGGATTTTTGCCGACAACACAAACATCGAGATCGTGGCAGCCCGGCACCGTGATCGGCAATTGCCACGAATGGACGGCGGCGCGCCCGGACGGCCCCTCGCAAACATGAGCCTCGGCGGGCGCGTAGAGGCCGGTGTCTTTCTCGACAAGTTTTTGAGGGGGCGGCGCAGCAGGCGCGATCCGCTCAAACTCGAGCGCAATGACTGTCGCCAGCGGACTTTTTTGTGGCGCGAGATCAAGCGTGACGAGCCCGCCGTCCTGCGCGAAGTTCACCGTTTCTCCCGTGGCCAACACGACGGCCGCGCGCATCTTTTCCGAAACGCCCGCGATGGTTATTTTACGAATTTCAGAGTTTTTGGAAAAAATCTCGTTGTGAAAATAGAGGCATTTTTCCGTTGCTGTGCAAAGACCCGCCTCATGTTCCGCCTCGGTGAATGACGTGCGTTGCGTGCCGCGGACCGCGCGCCCGTTCAGCGCCATCCAGCGACCGACATCGGCAAGCACGGCAGCCTGCGCGTCCGGGATTTTCCCCGAGGGTTCGGGGCTGATGTTGACGAGCAGATTGCCATCATAACGCGCGCAGAAAACGAGTTGGTCTATGAGCGATTGCGGCGATTTCAGTTTGTTGTCGCCGGGGCGCCACGACCAGCTTTCACCGAGCGTCATGCACATTTCCCAACGGCGACCGGCGGGCGGAATCGTGAGATGCTGCTCGGGAGTCGAGTAATCCTCGGGCAAGCACGAGCGATCGTTTATGATGATGCCGGGCTGCAATTCGCGCGCCATTGCGTTGAGTTCGGTGGCGCGCCAGTGACGCGCCACCGTCGCCGGATATGAGATGCCCGGAACCGTGCACCCGTCATACCAGAGCAAATCGATTTGCCCGTAATGCGTGAGAAGCTCGCGAAGCTGCGCGTGCGTTTCATCCACCATGCCGCGCCAGCCTTCGGGATCGCGCGCGGGACCGTTGATGATCGCGGGCCATTGCCAGCTCATGATCGAGAGATACAATCCCACGCGCAGACCGGCGCGACGGCAGGCATCGGTGTATTCGCGCACAAGATCGCGACGAGCCGCGGAGCGCGTGCTGTTGAATTGCGTGCATTGCGAATCCCAAAGGCAAAACCCGTCGTGATGCTTTGCAACAAACACGACATATCCCGCGCCAGCCTGTTTCGCGGTCCGCACAAGCGCGTCGGCGTCGAAATCCACGGCCGTGAAACGCTGCGCAAGCGGATTGTAGTCCCCGGCGGAAATGCCCTCGTTGAACATGACCCATTCGCCGCGGCCAAGCAGCGAATAGAGCCCGTAGTGCGCAAACATGCCCAGTCGCGCCTCGGAAAACCAGGCATGCGCGGGATTGTCCGCGCGCGAGACTGGCGGGAGATTGTCGCCGCGTTGAGTGAGATTTGGTGTGGCCGCTTCCATGGTCTAATTGTATATGTGCGCTCGATAATATTATATTATCCCGCAATCCAAAACGAGGTTTGCGGACTCAGTGTTTCGGGAACGCCCTCGACATCAATGACAATGATGAACGGCATCGCGCCCGCGCCCGTGACAGGCGGAATCCCTTTTAGAAACAAACGATTGCCTTGCTGCACGAATGACAGGGAACGACCGTCCGCAAGAAGCCGCGCGGCAAGCACGCGATTCTTGATGTCGGCAAAGCACAGCTCCCCGCCGGTTGATTTGAACACATGCAAATAAATGCGGTTCTCCTTCACCGTCGTCACGCCCCAATTATTCCAAGTGTAGGGACTGCGCCCCGAGTGCGGCAGAAACTCGCCGTTCACACGAAGCCACGCGCCGACATCCTTGAGGATGCGCACGGACTCGGCGGGAATCGTGCCATCCGCCATCGGTCCGACATTGAGAAGCAGGTTGCCGGATTGCGCGGCGGTTTCCGTCAGCAAGCGAATAACGTGCCACGCGGACTTCCAATTGTCGTCGCCCGCGTGGTAGCCCCAATTGTCGTTGAGCGTCATGCACGCCTCCCACAAGACGCCGGGCTCGGCGGCCTTGATTGCCTGCTCGCAACACTGCACATCCCACGGGCGGCCGTTGCGATTTGCAATGAGGATTTCGGGCTGGAGTTGCTTGATGCGCGTGTTGATCGCCTCGCCCCCGGTCGGCGACGGAATGCATCCGTCATACCAAAGCAGGTCGATGGCACCGTAGCGCGTCATCAACTCCTCAAGCTGACGGTAATAATAATCGACAAAACGCAGACGCGCCGCCTCGTCGGGCCACGCCTGCGGCCAGTCGCGGCAAAACGCGCCCGGATAATCCGGATGATACCAGTCCGCCATCGAAAAATAAAATCCCACGCGCAAGCCGGCCTCGCGCATCGCCCTTGCATAATCGGCGACAAGATCGCGGCGCGCGCCGAGTTTCACCGAGTTGAAATCCGTCGTCCTCGTATCCCAAAGGCAAAACCCGTCGTGATGCCTCACAGTCAGCACGGCGTATTTCATACCGGCATCGCGGGCGAGGCGCGCCCACCCGGCGGGATCGTAGTTTTCCGCGCGAAAATTGGCCGCGTATTTTTCCGCATACTCCGCCTTCGGAATACACTCGCGATTTGCCACCCACTCGCCTCGCCCGGCGACCGAATACGGCCCCCAATGAATGAACATTCCGAAGCGCGCCTCGTTGAACCAAGAGTTTTGATTGTTTGTCATTTGTTATGCGGGGTTTCGGGATTTGATATTTTCAAAACGCGGTCCAGCCAGCGCCATGCACGCCGGTCAAACTCAGCCGACCAGTCGTGCGCGATCCCGGGCAGCGCCACAATCCGCTTCTCGCTCGCAGCAAGCCGCGCATAAATAGCGTAAACACCCGTCGCCGGCGAAACAGCGTCGATAAGCCCGGCGTTCATCATGACCGGACAACGCACATCGGGCGCGAAGTTCATCGTGTCATAATACGCGAGGCAGCGCGCGGCGGGTGTGCCCGCCAGCGGTGGGTTGATCATGCCCGACATGCCATCCAGCCGCG
This genomic interval carries:
- a CDS encoding alpha-L-fucosidase → MTNNQNSWFNEARFGMFIHWGPYSVAGRGEWVANRECIPKAEYAEKYAANFRAENYDPAGWARLARDAGMKYAVLTVRHHDGFCLWDTRTTDFNSVKLGARRDLVADYARAMREAGLRVGFYFSMADWYHPDYPGAFCRDWPQAWPDEAARLRFVDYYYRQLEELMTRYGAIDLLWYDGCIPSPTGGEAINTRIKQLQPEILIANRNGRPWDVQCCEQAIKAAEPGVLWEACMTLNDNWGYHAGDDNWKSAWHVIRLLTETAAQSGNLLLNVGPMADGTIPAESVRILKDVGAWLRVNGEFLPHSGRSPYTWNNWGVTTVKENRIYLHVFKSTGGELCFADIKNRVLAARLLADGRSLSFVQQGNRLFLKGIPPVTGAGAMPFIIVIDVEGVPETLSPQTSFWIAG
- a CDS encoding glycoside hydrolase family 172 protein — encoded protein: MSTTPFNGLDLNLGNLCRLSDARTRSISPENFTGEPGGGGRADPKDKDTPNAANAAGSARELGKGWKVNPFVLINPGETFTLADIAGPGAIQHIWMTPTGNWRYTILRIYWDDETEPSVECPVGDFFGMGCGEFAPLSSLAVCVNPGSAFNCYWTMPFRKRCRVTMQSLNAEPMRLYYQIDYTLTRVPDDVAYFHAQFRRTPCNPTSDYTIIDGVEGRGHYVGVCMVWGVRNNGWWGEGEIKFFIDDDTDYPTICGTGVEDYFCGSYNFENKEEKRYQPFTTPYAGLVQVVKPDGLYKTQQRFGLYRWHIVDPIRFTKKLRVTIQDLGWRSEGRYLAQHSDIASVAFWYQTEPHKKFPPLPERDELENI
- a CDS encoding alpha-L-fucosidase, whose product is MEAATPNLTQRGDNLPPVSRADNPAHAWFSEARLGMFAHYGLYSLLGRGEWVMFNEGISAGDYNPLAQRFTAVDFDADALVRTAKQAGAGYVVFVAKHHDGFCLWDSQCTQFNSTRSAARRDLVREYTDACRRAGLRVGLYLSIMSWQWPAIINGPARDPEGWRGMVDETHAQLRELLTHYGQIDLLWYDGCTVPGISYPATVARHWRATELNAMARELQPGIIINDRSCLPEDYSTPEQHLTIPPAGRRWEMCMTLGESWSWRPGDNKLKSPQSLIDQLVFCARYDGNLLVNISPEPSGKIPDAQAAVLADVGRWMALNGRAVRGTQRTSFTEAEHEAGLCTATEKCLYFHNEIFSKNSEIRKITIAGVSEKMRAAVVLATGETVNFAQDGGLVTLDLAPQKSPLATVIALEFERIAPAAPPPQKLVEKDTGLYAPAEAHVCEGPSGRAAVHSWQLPITVPGCHDLDVCVVGKNPGQFTLRIDGVPGVRTLQTTCGNYPHTLTAKNLALTSSTTTCTITATDGALFELLSWRLQPLWKNMDAACWSICGPFPSPYRIPGKESEVREAMGTVYAPETDPESVAWKPLPPDGNTIDFTKYGSADANGVYFARAVVRSPDARACEFLLGCDWWANLYVNGTPVTSERAHSSHDRDGSWFSGWKPLCARATLRADNNELLVKCHQGRAGNWFTFYINQSDGLEIIKQ